In the bacterium genome, one interval contains:
- a CDS encoding glycosyltransferase family 1 protein yields the protein MTAPTAVFFSMEGHGHLRRLLPVVAGLAAAGLRVCVFAERRYREEVEQAGGEIMDLYSRGSLAEADAESIPTPCRYVTFAGLHAEAILSEVAALEPSLIVHDSFAVIGQIVARRLGLPRVNVCAGHNVTPATIQEILSDYARLVFSDACKRAVETLRTRDLLPDATPLAFATPPSPDLNLYCEPPQFLRPDERPAFAPLEFIGSLSPQNLARGPSSTQPFGADPAIRRRLFVCLGTVVWRRYEALGRELLETVSRAVAEQPDTAAIISLGGATPGPWADALRHARVRVEDYVDQWDVLAHADLFLTHQGLNSTHEAICQEVPMISYPIFWDQPALATRCRELGLAVPLVEARRGPVTVDDVRSALATVAAARERLRDRLREARAWELDVVAQRPRVIDRVLALADR from the coding sequence GTGACAGCGCCAACCGCGGTGTTCTTCAGCATGGAAGGGCACGGTCATCTCCGCCGACTGCTGCCCGTGGTGGCGGGCCTGGCCGCGGCGGGGTTGCGCGTCTGCGTGTTCGCGGAGCGGCGCTACCGCGAGGAGGTGGAACAGGCCGGCGGCGAGATCATGGACCTGTACTCCCGCGGCTCGCTCGCCGAGGCCGATGCCGAGTCGATCCCCACGCCGTGCCGCTATGTGACCTTCGCCGGGCTCCATGCCGAGGCCATCCTGAGCGAGGTGGCCGCACTCGAGCCGTCGCTCATCGTCCATGACAGCTTCGCGGTGATCGGGCAGATCGTGGCGCGGCGACTGGGACTGCCGCGCGTGAACGTGTGCGCCGGGCACAACGTCACCCCGGCCACGATCCAGGAGATCCTCTCCGACTACGCCAGACTCGTCTTCTCGGACGCCTGCAAGCGCGCGGTCGAGACGCTGCGCACCCGGGATCTGCTGCCCGACGCGACCCCGCTCGCCTTCGCCACGCCGCCGAGCCCCGATCTCAACCTCTACTGCGAGCCGCCGCAGTTCCTGCGCCCGGACGAGCGCCCGGCCTTCGCGCCGCTGGAGTTCATCGGCTCCCTGTCGCCGCAGAACCTGGCCCGCGGACCGTCCTCCACGCAACCGTTCGGCGCCGATCCGGCGATCCGGCGCCGCCTCTTCGTCTGCCTGGGGACGGTCGTCTGGCGCCGGTACGAGGCGCTGGGACGGGAGCTGCTGGAGACCGTGAGCAGAGCCGTGGCCGAGCAGCCGGACACGGCCGCCATCATCAGCCTCGGCGGAGCCACGCCCGGGCCGTGGGCGGACGCGCTGCGGCACGCTCGCGTCCGCGTCGAGGACTACGTCGATCAGTGGGATGTGCTGGCGCACGCCGACCTCTTCCTGACGCACCAGGGACTGAACTCGACGCACGAGGCGATCTGTCAGGAGGTCCCGATGATTTCGTATCCGATCTTCTGGGACCAGCCGGCGCTCGCCACACGATGCCGGGAGCTCGGCCTGGCCGTGCCGCTGGTGGAGGCGCGGCGCGGACCGGTGACCGTGGACGACGTGCGGTCGGCCCTGGCGACGGTGGCCGCGGCGCGCGAGCGGCTGCGCGATCGCCTGCGCGAAGCCCGCGCCTGGGAGCTCGACGTCGTCGCCCAACGGCCACGGGTCATCGATCGGGTGCTGGCACTGGCCGACCGCTGA
- a CDS encoding arylsulfatase produces MPHIRGPLAILALLTGLCAAAEAQPAAPARKPNILVMFGDDVGYWNPSIYNRGMMGYRTPNIDRIAHEGAVFTDAYAQQSCTAGRAAFITGQSPVRTGLTKVGLPGAPEGLSAKDPTIAELLKAQGYATGQFGKNHLGDRNEFFPTVHGFDEFFGNFYHLNAEEEPENEDYPKDPAFKQTFGPRGVFRCVATSTVTPGDDPRFGPWGKQRCEDTGPLTTQRMETFDGEVMDATLDFIDRQNAAKKPWFVWFNTTRMHIWTHLKPESRDKTGVGVYADGMVEHDAQIGHLLQKLDDLGIADNTIVIWTTDNGAEMMSWPDGGTTPFRGEKNTNWEGGYRVPLTVRWPGVIKPGTEINDIISHEDWLPTLLAAVGQPDVKEQLLKGTTVGGTNYKAHLDGYNLMPALGGQGEWPRHEFLYWTDDGDLAGLRYNPWKVVFMEQRAHGFDVWQEPMVTLRVPKLFNLRSDPFERADHEGMGYSRWRIDRVYALVPAQVFVKNWLASFREFPPRQKPGSFNLGDALEKLTANSGE; encoded by the coding sequence ATGCCCCACATCCGAGGTCCGCTCGCGATCCTCGCCCTGCTGACTGGCCTGTGCGCCGCGGCCGAGGCGCAGCCGGCCGCGCCTGCCAGGAAGCCCAACATCCTGGTGATGTTCGGCGACGACGTCGGCTACTGGAACCCGAGCATCTACAACCGCGGCATGATGGGCTATCGCACGCCCAACATCGACCGCATCGCCCATGAGGGCGCCGTCTTCACCGACGCCTACGCACAGCAGAGCTGCACCGCCGGTCGCGCCGCCTTCATCACCGGCCAGTCGCCGGTGCGCACCGGCCTCACCAAAGTGGGCCTCCCGGGCGCGCCCGAGGGACTGTCGGCGAAGGACCCGACCATCGCCGAGCTGCTCAAGGCGCAGGGCTACGCCACCGGCCAGTTCGGCAAGAACCACCTCGGGGACCGCAACGAGTTCTTCCCCACGGTGCACGGCTTCGACGAGTTCTTCGGCAACTTCTACCACCTCAACGCCGAGGAGGAGCCGGAGAACGAGGATTATCCCAAGGACCCGGCGTTCAAGCAGACGTTCGGACCGCGCGGCGTCTTCAGGTGCGTCGCCACCAGCACCGTGACGCCCGGCGATGACCCGCGCTTCGGCCCCTGGGGCAAGCAGAGGTGCGAGGACACCGGCCCGCTCACCACGCAGCGCATGGAGACCTTCGACGGCGAGGTGATGGACGCGACGCTCGACTTCATCGACCGCCAGAACGCCGCCAAGAAGCCGTGGTTCGTCTGGTTCAACACCACCCGCATGCACATCTGGACGCATCTCAAGCCGGAGTCGCGCGACAAGACCGGCGTCGGCGTCTACGCCGACGGCATGGTCGAGCACGACGCCCAGATCGGCCATCTGCTGCAGAAGCTCGACGACCTCGGCATCGCCGACAACACCATCGTCATCTGGACCACCGACAACGGCGCCGAGATGATGAGCTGGCCGGACGGCGGCACGACGCCGTTCCGCGGCGAGAAGAACACCAACTGGGAGGGCGGCTATCGGGTTCCGCTCACGGTGCGCTGGCCCGGCGTCATCAAGCCCGGCACGGAGATCAACGACATCATCTCGCACGAGGACTGGCTGCCGACCCTGCTCGCCGCCGTCGGCCAGCCGGACGTCAAGGAGCAGTTGCTGAAGGGCACCACGGTCGGCGGCACCAACTACAAGGCGCATCTCGACGGCTACAACCTCATGCCGGCGCTCGGCGGGCAGGGCGAGTGGCCGCGCCACGAGTTCCTCTACTGGACCGACGACGGCGATCTCGCCGGCCTGCGCTACAACCCGTGGAAGGTGGTGTTCATGGAGCAGCGCGCGCACGGCTTCGACGTCTGGCAGGAGCCGATGGTCACCCTGCGCGTGCCGAAGCTCTTCAACCTGCGTTCCGACCCGTTCGAGCGCGCCGATCACGAGGGCATGGGGTACAGCCGCTGGCGCATCGACCGCGTCTACGCGCTGGTGCCCGCCCAGGTGTTCGTCAAGAACTGGTTGGCGAGCTTCAGGGAATTCCCGCCGCGCCAGAAGCCCGGCAGCTTCAACCTCGGCGACGCCCTGGAAAAGCTGACCGCGAACAGCGGCGAGTGA
- a CDS encoding Crp/Fnr family transcriptional regulator, with the protein MTGDPTPWMLRLLRDGAWFRQLPEALQEQFVRRSVVRAYRRGQVVTRAGIRLEGLHGLLEGRLRVIRPVGADGEDLIHVGEPGFWIGEYSLLTGAPAVVGTVAATASRVLLLPRREFERLVDEEPRWFRPFATLALERYALSIRQLSDTRALSPEERLRMRLADLVELRRAERFGVGPVVLRLSQEELARIVGVSRQTLNALLAGLRDEGLVEIGFRSLRIPDPASLCATAPLPLAAPRRVI; encoded by the coding sequence GTGACCGGGGACCCGACGCCGTGGATGCTGCGCCTGCTGCGCGATGGAGCCTGGTTCCGGCAGCTCCCCGAGGCTCTGCAGGAACAGTTCGTGCGCCGCTCGGTGGTGCGCGCCTACCGCCGCGGGCAGGTGGTCACCCGGGCCGGCATCCGCCTGGAGGGGCTCCACGGCCTGCTCGAGGGCCGGCTGCGCGTGATCCGGCCGGTCGGCGCGGATGGCGAGGATCTCATCCACGTCGGCGAGCCGGGGTTCTGGATCGGCGAGTACTCGCTCCTCACCGGCGCCCCCGCGGTGGTCGGCACCGTGGCGGCGACGGCGTCGCGGGTGCTGCTGCTGCCGCGCCGCGAGTTCGAGCGTCTGGTCGACGAGGAGCCGCGCTGGTTCCGACCCTTCGCCACGCTGGCGCTCGAACGGTACGCCCTGAGCATCCGCCAGCTCTCCGACACGCGCGCGCTGTCGCCCGAGGAGCGGCTGCGGATGCGCCTCGCCGATCTCGTCGAATTGCGCCGGGCGGAGCGCTTCGGCGTCGGCCCGGTCGTCCTGCGCCTCTCGCAGGAGGAGCTGGCGCGCATCGTCGGCGTGTCGCGGCAGACGCTCAATGCGCTGCTCGCCGGTCTGCGCGACGAGGGCCTGGTCGAGATCGGCTTCCGCTCGCTGCGCATCCCCGATCCGGCGTCCCTGTGCGCGACCGCACCGCTTCCGCTGGCGGCGCCGCGGCGCGTCATCTGA
- a CDS encoding DUF2867 domain-containing protein: MSDRILVTGATGYVGSRLLRALTARGAALRGLARRPEILRARVGPGVEVVGGDVLRPETLPAALAGVGTAYYMIHSMGSAEPFEERDCVAAQHFGRAARAAGVRRIIYLGGLGDPAETLSPHLRSRLQVGDILRDSGVETIELRASIVIGSGSLSFELVRALVERLPVMIMPRWVSVPAQPIAIDDVLAYLIAARDLPPGPSRVFEIGGADVVTYADLMREYAALRGLRRWMIPVPVLTPRLSSLWLGLVTPVYARIGRKLIESIVHATVVRDPAAAEVFGIRPRGMQAAIAEALRAEERELDETRWSDALSSLGEPRDWGGVRFGSRLVDARSAVAAVPPARAFAPVRRIGARTGWYCADWLWTLRGWIDLLLGGAGMRRGRRDPDALRVGDVLDCWRVEVYEPDRRLRLAAEMKLPGRAWLEFEVEPHPAGARVRQTAIFDPVGLAGLAYWYGIYPLHQLVFAGMLRGLVAAAERDDRGGAAA, translated from the coding sequence ATGAGCGACCGCATCCTCGTCACCGGCGCCACCGGCTACGTCGGGAGCCGGCTCCTGCGGGCGTTGACGGCACGCGGCGCGGCGCTCCGCGGGCTCGCCCGTCGGCCGGAGATCCTGCGGGCGCGCGTCGGTCCGGGCGTCGAGGTGGTCGGGGGGGACGTGCTGCGGCCGGAGACGCTGCCGGCGGCGCTCGCCGGCGTCGGCACCGCCTACTACATGATCCATTCGATGGGCTCGGCCGAGCCCTTCGAGGAGCGCGACTGCGTCGCGGCGCAGCACTTCGGTCGCGCCGCGCGCGCGGCCGGCGTGCGGCGGATCATCTATCTGGGCGGTCTCGGTGACCCCGCCGAGACGCTCTCGCCCCATCTGCGCAGCCGTCTCCAGGTCGGGGACATCCTGCGCGACAGCGGCGTCGAGACGATCGAGCTGCGCGCCTCGATCGTCATCGGCTCCGGCAGCCTCTCCTTCGAGCTGGTGCGCGCCCTGGTCGAGCGCCTGCCGGTGATGATCATGCCGCGCTGGGTGTCGGTGCCGGCGCAGCCGATCGCCATCGACGACGTGCTCGCCTACCTGATCGCCGCCCGCGACCTGCCTCCGGGACCCAGCCGGGTGTTCGAGATCGGCGGCGCCGACGTGGTCACCTACGCCGACCTCATGCGCGAGTATGCCGCGCTGCGCGGTCTGCGCCGCTGGATGATCCCGGTGCCGGTGCTGACACCGCGCCTGTCGAGCCTCTGGCTCGGGCTGGTGACGCCGGTCTACGCCCGCATCGGCCGCAAACTGATCGAGAGCATCGTCCACGCCACGGTGGTACGCGACCCCGCGGCGGCGGAGGTGTTCGGCATCCGCCCGCGCGGCATGCAGGCCGCGATCGCCGAGGCGCTGCGCGCCGAGGAGCGCGAGCTCGACGAGACGCGGTGGTCGGACGCGCTGTCGTCGCTCGGCGAGCCGCGCGACTGGGGCGGCGTGCGCTTCGGCAGCCGCCTGGTCGACGCGCGGAGCGCCGTGGCGGCCGTGCCGCCGGCGCGCGCCTTCGCCCCGGTGCGCCGCATCGGCGCCCGCACCGGCTGGTACTGTGCCGACTGGCTGTGGACGCTGCGCGGCTGGATCGACCTGCTGCTGGGCGGCGCCGGCATGCGGCGCGGCCGCCGCGATCCCGACGCGCTGCGCGTCGGCGACGTGCTCGACTGCTGGCGCGTCGAGGTCTACGAGCCCGACCGCCGCCTGCGGCTCGCGGCCGAGATGAAGCTCCCCGGCCGCGCCTGGCTGGAGTTCGAGGTGGAACCGCACCCCGCCGGCGCGCGCGTCCGCCAGACGGCGATCTTCGATCCCGTCGGCCTCGCCGGCCTCGCCTACTGGTACGGCATCTATCCGCTGCACCAGCTCGTGTTCGCCGGCATGCTGCGGGGCCTGGTCGCCGCCGCCGAGCGCGACGACCGCGGCGGCGCCGCGGCCTGA
- a CDS encoding carboxypeptidase regulatory-like domain-containing protein encodes MDRSAGAPTDGRRAAPRIAAAGGAALLLCAGAARAAVVTGTVVGDGAVPIGGALVEVLRPAGEPPCATRSAADGSFALTCEATGTYALRASSGGLQPWRIEAVELAPDRALQLNFLLRADAPPAAAAVPPVTAARAEPDGSPLMQPLANPLLAVVHGRPVSLRHAGAALAALAFVLGAAVIVSVGRHLRRTSGPLAAAEAADLVVNARRRLGQRLSPVAAGARGAHADVSYGAEEIAALLAQRRYGVLGACLLAPLLFAAAATGFAVALLVGQPLYLLLAMLLVPIGFLVTPLVILIQARRLLAAAPPIA; translated from the coding sequence ATGGATCGGAGCGCAGGGGCACCGACGGACGGACGGCGCGCGGCGCCGCGGATCGCGGCGGCAGGCGGCGCCGCGCTGCTGCTCTGCGCGGGCGCGGCGCGGGCCGCGGTCGTGACCGGGACGGTGGTCGGCGACGGCGCCGTCCCCATCGGCGGCGCGCTGGTCGAGGTCCTGCGCCCGGCTGGCGAGCCGCCCTGCGCGACCCGCAGCGCGGCCGACGGCAGCTTCGCGCTCACCTGCGAGGCGACCGGTACCTACGCGCTGCGCGCCTCCTCCGGCGGCCTGCAGCCGTGGCGCATCGAGGCGGTCGAGCTGGCGCCGGATCGCGCGCTGCAGCTCAACTTCCTGCTCCGCGCCGACGCGCCCCCGGCCGCCGCCGCCGTGCCGCCGGTGACCGCCGCGCGGGCCGAGCCCGACGGGTCGCCGCTGATGCAGCCGCTCGCCAATCCGCTGCTGGCGGTCGTCCACGGGCGGCCGGTGTCCCTGCGCCACGCCGGCGCCGCGCTGGCAGCCTTGGCCTTCGTGCTCGGCGCGGCGGTGATCGTGTCCGTTGGGCGCCACCTGCGCCGCACCAGCGGCCCCCTCGCCGCGGCGGAGGCGGCCGACCTCGTGGTCAACGCGCGCCGGCGTCTGGGGCAGCGCCTGTCGCCAGTGGCCGCCGGCGCCCGCGGCGCGCACGCCGACGTGTCGTACGGCGCCGAGGAGATCGCCGCGCTGCTGGCGCAGCGGCGCTACGGCGTGCTCGGCGCCTGCCTGCTCGCGCCGCTGCTGTTCGCCGCCGCCGCCACCGGGTTCGCCGTCGCGCTGCTCGTCGGCCAGCCGCTCTACCTGCTGCTGGCCATGCTGCTGGTTCCCATCGGATTCCTCGTGACGCCCCTGGTGATCCTCATCCAGGCGCGCCGCCTGCTCGCGGCCGCCCCGCCGATCGCCTGA
- a CDS encoding DUF99 family protein — MRPRRLSNTVGFDDAPFARTHRGPVPVVGAVFADRRLDGVLLAAVEKDGTDATAVLAAMLTGSRFEEHVHLVLLQGVTLAGFNVVDAVALREQVGRPVLVVARRRPDLAAVRRALENRLPGGHARWRAIERLGAMEPCGGVCVQRVGLSAEEARVVVERLALHSRIPEPLRVAHLIAGAVGRGASRGRP; from the coding sequence GTGCGCCCGCGCCGGCTCTCGAACACCGTCGGCTTCGACGACGCGCCCTTCGCGCGCACGCACCGCGGCCCGGTGCCGGTGGTCGGCGCGGTGTTCGCCGACCGCCGCCTCGACGGGGTGCTGCTGGCGGCGGTGGAAAAGGACGGCACCGACGCCACCGCCGTGCTGGCGGCCATGCTCACCGGCTCGCGTTTCGAGGAGCACGTCCACCTGGTGCTGCTGCAGGGAGTGACGCTGGCGGGCTTCAACGTGGTCGACGCGGTGGCGCTGCGCGAGCAGGTCGGCCGCCCGGTGCTGGTGGTCGCGCGCCGGCGCCCGGACCTGGCCGCGGTCCGCCGCGCCCTCGAGAACCGCCTGCCCGGTGGCCATGCCCGCTGGCGGGCCATCGAGCGGCTGGGGGCGATGGAACCCTGCGGCGGCGTGTGCGTGCAGCGCGTCGGCCTCTCCGCCGAGGAGGCACGGGTCGTAGTCGAGCGCCTGGCGCTCCACAGCCGCATCCCCGAGCCGTTGCGGGTCGCGCACCTCATCGCCGGCGCGGTCGGGCGCGGCGCCAGCCGCGGCCGCCCCTGA
- a CDS encoding aminoglycoside phosphotransferase family protein, producing the protein MTGVLDAEVQAALRANDLRWSGWECLSSLMSPALDRVTYRIDLTDGGPAATVKARRMPSEEAARVQAEIRSALPDAFTAVLVRHGRVLLEEWVDGEVVGAAPDAMTVRRAAGVLAELHMRPTLDGRTLFGRESTAEQRRATVQAVHAVRRAGLLRREDAAVLARALRREDPGTCLYGLIHTDFCGVNMVADRQGRLRVVDNERLGRDALGYDLGRAWYRWALAPDAWSGFLDAYRTALAAPGAPEPFRFWQIVAAVRALEIRLRYTPDNVEAPLVCLRRLMAEMAT; encoded by the coding sequence GTGACCGGCGTTCTCGATGCCGAGGTCCAGGCCGCCCTGAGGGCGAACGACCTGCGCTGGTCCGGATGGGAGTGCCTGTCGAGCCTCATGAGCCCCGCGCTCGATCGCGTGACCTACCGCATCGATCTGACCGACGGCGGACCGGCGGCGACCGTGAAGGCCCGACGGATGCCCAGCGAGGAAGCGGCGCGGGTGCAGGCCGAGATCCGCAGCGCCCTGCCCGACGCCTTCACGGCGGTGCTGGTCCGGCACGGACGCGTGCTCCTCGAGGAGTGGGTCGACGGCGAGGTGGTGGGCGCGGCTCCCGACGCGATGACGGTCCGCCGGGCTGCCGGCGTCCTCGCGGAGTTGCACATGCGGCCCACGCTCGACGGACGGACGCTGTTCGGGCGCGAGTCCACGGCGGAGCAGCGCCGGGCGACGGTGCAGGCGGTGCACGCGGTGCGCCGCGCCGGCCTGCTTCGCCGAGAAGACGCGGCCGTCCTGGCGCGAGCCCTGCGCCGCGAGGATCCGGGGACGTGCCTCTACGGTCTGATCCACACCGATTTCTGCGGCGTGAACATGGTGGCCGATCGGCAGGGCCGGCTACGGGTGGTGGACAACGAGCGTCTCGGACGCGACGCGCTGGGCTATGACCTCGGCCGCGCCTGGTACCGCTGGGCCCTGGCGCCGGACGCCTGGAGCGGCTTTCTCGACGCCTACAGGACGGCGCTTGCGGCACCCGGGGCGCCCGAGCCGTTCCGGTTCTGGCAGATCGTGGCGGCCGTGCGGGCGCTGGAGATCCGCCTGCGCTACACACCGGATAACGTCGAGGCGCCGCTGGTCTGCCTGCGCCGACTGATGGCGGAGATGGCCACGTGA
- a CDS encoding enoyl-CoA hydratase/isomerase family protein, which translates to MRDIDLGTSFLKAHVAERVLHVRIDRADKRNAITQDMYRGLKRAAILADGEPEVDVLCLTGSGDAFAVGGDMSGESEHPEELAQELDPTDHFPFRQLEQCRKVVCAAVNGLCHAGGLNLVLFSDLSIASDRATFRAPELRRGVPDPWIAARLAEYVGLGKAKYLLFTGALLDAHQAAALGLVGTVVPHADFAAELAWTLEQIRRTGPKSRAAVKDDLNRRLPAPDVNLFRRAIMSPEMAEGFQAFLEKRPPNWPRD; encoded by the coding sequence ATGCGCGACATCGACCTCGGCACGTCGTTTCTGAAGGCCCACGTCGCGGAGCGCGTGTTGCACGTGCGCATCGACCGCGCCGACAAGCGCAACGCGATCACCCAGGACATGTACCGGGGCCTGAAGCGCGCCGCGATCCTCGCCGACGGCGAGCCGGAGGTCGACGTCCTCTGCCTCACCGGCAGCGGCGACGCGTTCGCCGTCGGCGGCGACATGAGCGGCGAGAGCGAGCATCCCGAGGAGCTGGCGCAGGAGCTCGACCCCACCGACCACTTCCCGTTCCGCCAGCTCGAGCAGTGCCGCAAGGTGGTGTGCGCCGCCGTCAACGGCCTCTGTCACGCCGGCGGGCTCAACCTCGTCCTGTTCAGCGACCTCAGCATCGCCTCCGACCGGGCGACCTTCCGCGCTCCCGAGCTGCGGCGCGGCGTCCCCGATCCCTGGATCGCGGCCCGCCTCGCCGAATACGTCGGCCTCGGCAAGGCGAAGTACCTGCTGTTCACCGGCGCGCTGCTCGACGCCCACCAGGCCGCCGCGCTCGGGCTGGTCGGCACGGTCGTCCCGCACGCCGACTTCGCGGCCGAGCTCGCCTGGACGCTCGAGCAGATCCGCCGCACCGGCCCGAAGTCGCGCGCCGCGGTGAAGGACGACCTCAACCGCCGCCTGCCGGCGCCCGACGTCAACCTGTTCCGCCGCGCCATCATGTCGCCGGAGATGGCCGAGGGCTTCCAGGCCTTCCTCGAGAAGCGCCCGCCCAATTGGCCGCGCGACTGA